A stretch of DNA from Nocardioides sp. Arc9.136:
TGATCGCGATGTAGTTCATGTCGTGCCCGGCGGCCTGGGCCAGCGGCCCGTCCTGGCCCCAGCCGGTCATCCGGCCGTAGACCAGCCGTTCGTTGACCGCGGCACAGTCCTCCGGGCCCACCCCGAGCCGCTCCATCACGCCGGGGCGCATGCCCTCGACGAGCACGTCGGCACCGCGGACCAGCTCGAGCACGGTCCGCACGGCCTCGGGGTTCTTCAGGTCGAGCGCCACGCTGGGGCGGCCGCGGTTGAGCAGGTTGTGTGCGCCGCCGGCGAGCGCCTGGCCGCCCGGCCGCTCCACGCGGATGACGTCGGCCCCGAGGTCGGCCAGCAGCATGCACGCGTGCGGGCCCGGCCCGATCCCGGCGATCTCCACGACCTTGACGCCCCGGAGCGGCCCGGTCCCCCGGCCCAGCTCGATGCCCGTGCTCGTCTCACTCATGGGCCGGATCATGACAGAACCACTGTCACGGTCGCGAGGGTCGTCTCGCCGGCGCGCGCCCACGACGACGGACGACCACAAGTGGGTGGTGCGCCACGCCGAACTGGTCGGACGGCACCGGGCCGGGACTTCGGGTAGTCGGTCGACGGGCGGTCGACGGGGGTGGAGGCGGTCAGGCCGGGAGGACGCGGGCGAGGAACTGGCGGGTCCGCTCCTCGCGCGGGGCGGTGAAGAGCTGGTCGGGCGGTCCCTGCTCGAGGATGCGGCCCTGGTGCAGGAAGCACACCTTGGTGGCGACCTCGCGGGCGAAGGCCATCTCGTGGGTGGCCAGCACCATCGTGGTGCCGGCGACGGCGAGGTCGCGGACGATGGTCAGCACCTCGCCGACCAGCTCGGGGTCCAGGGCGGCGGTGATCTCGTCGAGGAGGAGCAGCTCGGGGCCGGTGCACAGCGCCCGCACCAGGGCGACCCGCTGCTGCTGGCCGCCGGAGAGCCGGTCGGGGTGCTTGCGTGCGTGCTCGGCGAGGCCGAACTGGTCCAGCAGCGCCAGCGCCCGGCTCTCCGCGTCGGCCTTCGAGACGCCGTGGACCCGCCGCGGGGAGAGCGTGCAGTTGTCGAGGACCGAGAGGTGCGGGAAGAGGTTGTAGGCCTGGAAGACCATCCCGACCCGCTTGCGGACCTCGCGCGGGTCGACCAGCGGGTCGCTGATCTCCTGCCCGGACAGGGTGATGGTGCCGTCGTCGACGTCCTCGAGCAGGTCCAGGCAGCGCAGCAGCGTCGACTTGCCCGACCCCGAGGAGCCGATCAGGCAGACCACGTCGTGGGCGCGGACGTCGAGGTCGACCGAGTCGAGGACCAGCCGCTCGCCGTAGGTCTTGCGCAGGCCACGGACCTCGAGCAGCGCCGGGGAGGAGGGAGCGCTCACAGCTGCCCCGCCCGCTCCCGCGCCAGCCAGCGCCGCTGCAGCCAGTCGGTGAGCCGGGCCAGCGGGACGGTCAGCACGACGAAGAACGCCGCGACGACGACGTACGGCGTGTAGTTGAAGTTGTACGCCGCGTAGTCGCGCGCGGCGAAGACCGCGTCGAAGACCGCGACGGCCGAGACCAGCGCGGTGTCCTTCTGCAGCGAGACGAAGTCGTTGAGCAGCGGCGGGACGACCCGGCGGACGGCCTGGGGCACGACGACGTACCGCAGCGCCTGCGGGCGGCTCAGCCCGAGCGCCTCGGCGGAGGCGACCTGCGAGGGGTGGATGGAGTCGATGCCGGCGCGGAAGACCTCGGCGACGTAGGCGCTGTAGGAGAGGACCAGCGCGACGCCGGCCCAGAAGGTGCCGCTGATCGGCACGCCCTGGAGCCCGAGCGCCGGCATCCCGAAGCCGAGCATCAGCACGAGCAGCAGCGTGGGCACGCCGCGGAGCAGGTCGGTGTAGACGACGGCCAGGACGCGGAGCGGGGCGAGGTACGGCGAGCGGGCGACCCGTGCGAGCGCCACCAGCAGGCCGAGGGCGAGGATCACGACCTCGCAGACCAGGAACAGCCGGACGTTGAGCCAGAACCCGTCCAGCACGTCGGGGAAGACGGCCTTGGCGTGCTCCCAGGAGAAGAACAGCTCCCGGACGTTCGGCCACCCCGGGGAGCTGGTGAGGGCGACGCCGAGCGCGACGAGCACCAGGACCACGAGTCCCGTGGCGACGCTCAGCGAGCGCAGCCGGAGGCGGCGGCGCACGGCTCGCCGCTCGAGCTCGCGGTCGCTGGGCGTCCAGCCCCCGCCGGTGGGGGTGGACGTGGCCGTGGGGGTGTCAGTCAAGCGTCGGCACGCTCACCACGTCGGAGAGCCACTCCTGCTCGATCTCGGCCAGCGTGCCGTCCTCGCGGAGGCTCGCGAGCGCGGCGTCGACGCAGTCGCGCAGCGGGTTGCCCTTCTCGAAGAGCATCCCGAACTCCTCCTGCTCACCGGTCTCGGGCTGGAACTGCCCGACGATCGTGCTGCCCTCGATCTCGACGGCGGAGATGTAGAACGCGGTCGGCAGGTCGGCGAGGATCGCCTCGACCTGGCCGTTCTTGAGCGCCTGCTTGGCGGCGTTGGTGTCCTCGAAGACCAGCGGGTCGCTGGCCGGCTGGATGACGTCGCGGATCGCGGTCAGCGAGGTGGTGCCGGTCTGGGCGCCGAGCTTGTGGTCGGCGAGCTCCTCGACGCTCTCGAGGCCGGCGAGCGGGGAGTCCTCGAGGGTGATCACCGCCTGCGCGGCCTGGTAGTACCCCTCGGAGAAGTCGACGACCTCGGCCCGCTGGGGGGTGATCGAGACCTGGTTGATGTCGAGGTCGAAGGTCTTCTTGCCCGGCGCGTAGGAGGAGTTGAAGGGCACGGTCACCCAGGAGACCTCGTCCTCGGAGAAGCCGAGCTCCTCGGCGACCGCGTAGGCGACCGCCGACTCGAACCCCTCGCCGTTGGTGGGGTCGTCGTCGACGAACCACGGCTCGTACGCCGGGGAGTCGGTGCCGATGGTGAGCCGGCCGTCCTCGACCAGCGGGGCGCCCTCGACGCAGGCGGCCGGGTCGGCGTCGGCGCTGGCGCTCGTGTCGGCGGAGGCGCTGCTCGAGTCGCTCGCGGCGTCCGGCTCGTCGTCCTCGACCGGGGCGCACGCGGAGACCAGCCCGGTGGCGAACGCGGTCAGCAGGACGGGGGCGGCCAGGGCGGCACGACGCGAGCGCATGGGTGGAATCGTAGGGACTCGACTCGTCCCGTGTTCAATGACCGGGTGATACGTGACCTGAGCGACACCGAGGCCCGCCGCGCGCTCGTCCACAAGTGGGGCCAGGTGCCCGAGGACGTGCTCCCCGCGTGGGTGGCGGAGATGGACTACGCGCTCGCGCCGGCGGTGGCCGACGCCCTGGCCGAGGCGGTCTCGCTCGG
This window harbors:
- a CDS encoding amino acid ABC transporter ATP-binding protein; the encoded protein is MSAPSSPALLEVRGLRKTYGERLVLDSVDLDVRAHDVVCLIGSSGSGKSTLLRCLDLLEDVDDGTITLSGQEISDPLVDPREVRKRVGMVFQAYNLFPHLSVLDNCTLSPRRVHGVSKADAESRALALLDQFGLAEHARKHPDRLSGGQQQRVALVRALCTGPELLLLDEITAALDPELVGEVLTIVRDLAVAGTTMVLATHEMAFAREVATKVCFLHQGRILEQGPPDQLFTAPREERTRQFLARVLPA
- a CDS encoding amino acid ABC transporter permease; this translates as MTDTPTATSTPTGGGWTPSDRELERRAVRRRLRLRSLSVATGLVVLVLVALGVALTSSPGWPNVRELFFSWEHAKAVFPDVLDGFWLNVRLFLVCEVVILALGLLVALARVARSPYLAPLRVLAVVYTDLLRGVPTLLLVLMLGFGMPALGLQGVPISGTFWAGVALVLSYSAYVAEVFRAGIDSIHPSQVASAEALGLSRPQALRYVVVPQAVRRVVPPLLNDFVSLQKDTALVSAVAVFDAVFAARDYAAYNFNYTPYVVVAAFFVVLTVPLARLTDWLQRRWLARERAGQL
- a CDS encoding ABC transporter substrate-binding protein, whose translation is MRSRRAALAAPVLLTAFATGLVSACAPVEDDEPDAASDSSSASADTSASADADPAACVEGAPLVEDGRLTIGTDSPAYEPWFVDDDPTNGEGFESAVAYAVAEELGFSEDEVSWVTVPFNSSYAPGKKTFDLDINQVSITPQRAEVVDFSEGYYQAAQAVITLEDSPLAGLESVEELADHKLGAQTGTTSLTAIRDVIQPASDPLVFEDTNAAKQALKNGQVEAILADLPTAFYISAVEIEGSTIVGQFQPETGEQEEFGMLFEKGNPLRDCVDAALASLREDGTLAEIEQEWLSDVVSVPTLD